The DNA segment gttgaAACGATCGAATTATAGAATCAcgaaatgatattatatttttgtgtatttttttaaaaataaattaataatttaattaattcatatttataattatctaattagaacaaatatgtagaGTAAGAGATGCaatttgacaatctatttaacaaaaattatgtattaatttgtccaaatattaatattatatgttttaagttgaatatttattttttatttagaaatataattttttaaatggtattttttaaattaaaataatcacatttttttgttttttgaacgaaatcttgaacatgaaaaatatttcagaattttctctccctacccgacgggatcccAAATATTCGGGTCTCAAAATGTTTTAGATACGAGatcgaaagaaaaaaaaagttttttatttttttcgggACGAGAATTGAGTAGGAGGATTATGGAAAGAGTCCCGACCCTGTTCCACCCCTAGCAAAATTATACCGGGGAACTAATTATGTTTAGTTTGGAGAAAATATGAttgatattataaatataaatataaatatttgttggataattttttttttacattttgactatattatattttatgttcattatttttgagaagtgataaaaattttaatttaaacataAAGTAAGAATAAGTGCAACTGTTAATTTTTATTCTTAGGAACGGACAAGGTCTTGAAAGAAAAACAAATGTGAATCGTTATGGGCTTTTTATTTCAATCGGATTCGCCATTTATTATTTCTATACTCGAACAAAAATGCCAGCCTCTATCGGGCGGGATATCAAATTTTCTGTTAGGCACCGTTCTGTTTACGGtattattaatatatgtataactcatttCATCGCATCTCAAGtttttctcatcatattatttatttatatattaactatttattttacatcaattaaatcattaattatttatctcacatcaatcaaatcattgaattcaaattactatattaccccttataaataatataatttttattttatttattgttaaaaggacaaaatagtcatttaaattttttatataaaatttaatcaatcaaatcaaataaatcataatctatcaatcaaattcaatacaattttaactatcatttcttatttattttttattacattatactatttatctatatattacttatatcatATCTCAAACCAAACAGTGACTTACAATCTACCAGCTGTCCATCTCTGCTATATTATGTTTGGAATATATTTTCTTCTTATCAAATATTAACCTTTATATTATCAATACATATATcaacttttataaaaatatgaacGGCTCACATAATCTAATTGTATTGGAATAGTCGAATGTGGAGAAAACATTTTTCGTGTAACTTAGACTAACCCTACAGTCTACACATTAATTATGCTACATTTCTCACTACACCAATTTGGAACACTTGTcaacctttttttttatttagtgaTTTTTTGATAGACCTTAAAAATCTTGTTATCTTTAAAGaattacaaaatatttctttcTGTTATCCAATAAAGGTCAATGTACATTtcaatcttttatttttaaaatttattaatacattatttaaattaaaaaaaacaataaaatacttATAAATGTCTCaatcattatttaattttttaaattcaacATATTTTTTCCTTCAAATTAAAGATAGTGTTTTATGCTATTCTTTCAATATATTTAgccaatatatatattttttatatcaaaagatcgcattattatttaaaaaaattacgtAACATATTCaaacataaatttttatgttttttaaatgtaaatttaaaatgagtatatatatacattaaaatttaaattacttcgaatttttaaatataaactattttcacattattattaattaaataaaataatttgaacTTAATAATAATTCTACTCAATACATATAAAATTAGATGATTTTTTAACAAATTGATTTTGAATACAGTttcgttattattttaattccaGTATTAGAATAAAAatgttaatataaatatatattttttgttattattttgttttcaaattagaataaattttaaattaaattatatataattttattatattcgAACAAACGTTTCGAATCATTTTAAACATTAAATTTGATGAGAAGAATATgttgaataaatatattttaaaataaatttaacatatccaacataaaattttgaattttcttaaaaaataattttgataaaaaaaaattttgataactACAtttcaacaattttaaaaaaactgttAAAACCTTTATGGGCTATTTTcgtattattaaataaatatgtattttattccaaaattataccaaatagatatttaaataaaatgatgaatggattttgttgaaaaatataaataaatatgttagAATCCCTTAAAATAGCAGGATTCAAATATctgaaaaaaaattgacaagTGTTTATGTTTAATTGGTGAATTATGGAATGTAATATTGTGTACGTCTAGCAGAAGATCTTTTATATTTGTGACATCATATCCATAGTTAGTGCATTCATCGTACTTTACAAAGTTTTGTTACCTGTATCTACTATTTAGGTTGCATACCGTCGCCCATTATTACTAAGAAACCCGTTCGAACCTAGAGATCCATGAATAGGGATCTTGATTCGGGAGAGATTCATCATTCCCGAATGCAACAAATTAACAACCCTTCGTTGCTTCCAAGTACTGCAGGATAACGCCCAAGGCTTGTGGGTTTTTTCAACCAATTGGGGTTCGTCTTTGGCCATATGTGGGGTTTAATGATAACAAGGGATGCTATACGATAAGTGTGATTATTAAGGACTATATATAGGGACTGTCATGTACAAACCGTGGCTGCAACGGTGAATAAAATTCGAAATACAGGATCAAGCTAGCTTAAGCGGAGAGCTAGCTGCCATATAATTACATGCATGGACTTATCTTCTGTATCCAAAATGATTGTCTTAATAGCTGGATTTATTCAGATTTTGGAGgccaccaaagcagtgaatgcatGCATCTTCTAAATATTTTGATCACGATCTCTCTTTGATTCAACAAATACAAAATCTACCCTCAGTTAAATAATGATATATTTGCGACAAAAAGCTAAAAATGACGTCTATAGGGAGTGTTTTGTagaacttttatttatttaaaattgattCTTATagagattattttgaagttggtGAGAAATTAAAGTAGAGATTGTTTGGAAATAGAAGTTGAAAGTTAATTAATACAAGTTAAAGTTTAGTGTTTGGAGAATAATTGCTTtcaaacttaattttttaattaaatgacaATCATACCTTTATTtaatcatttaattttttatattcacACTACAAAAAATgtgtttatatattattattacattataaattttgtatcaaaaatattttattttttataacatgaatatttgaaaaaaatatataagattaataaaaaaatattaataaaaatatttgtggaGTGGTGGAATATGATGGCCTTCTCTTATTCTCGTATTGATTTAGAGGTTGTCTCGGTGGTTTTATGGAACTTATGAAATAATAGAAATGATGTGGTATGGAATGCTCGGAGTAAACCAGCAACAATTATACTTCGATCGGCACTTGATCTTCTTGCCCAGTGGCAAGCTACACATACTCTAAAGGTGAACCAATCCAGTTCAACAAGGCAGCAGCACCCTTCAAGTTGGCAGATTCCAGTGGCTGGTTTCCTGAAATGTAACGTCGATGCAGCTATTTTTCAAAGAGAAGGGAAAGCAGGATATGGTTGTATTATCCGAAACAATATGGGCCATTTATGGTTGTATGTCAGGTATTAAAAATCCTTCAGTCGCGGAAGCTATGACAATTCGAGAAGCTCTTAGTTGGATTAAAGATTTGCACCTATCTTCGGTTATCGTGGAATCGGATGCTCTTTTGATAGTTGAAGCTTTAAATTCCACAGCTCCGGATTCCTCGTCAGCTGGGTTGATTGTTGAAGATTGTAAGGTCGTTGCTCGGGAAATTCAAtctatttcttttgtttttgctAAAAGATCAGCGAATCAGGCTGCTCATAACTTGGCTAGGAGTACTGGTTCTTTGTCTGATCTAGTCGGTCGTGTCAATCCGACTTCATCTGTTATTCAGTTTGTAACTTCTTTTGATGTTATTTAATgtctttttgtttcaaaaaaaaaaagagacaaaatttgtataaatatacaagatatgtacaaaaaaaaatcatgaaaatgcaatctattttttaaaaaaataaatgcttgtaataacaatgcaaaattaaaaaaaatattttttttaaaaatatacgtAATATGATAAGTTTATTAAAAGTAAAAATgtcaatttgtaattttataccTAGCTTAAACAAAAAAAGCACAAGCCAAAAAATGCATCAAATTGTTGCTTCTTGCTTTTGGATAAAAGTTGTAGAagttaaaacaaaatttaatattcACAAACAATCAAAAGCACTTTCATGCAGCTAGAAGCTAAGAAGCACTTTGTAGAAGCTCTACCAAACACTCGCACAGTCTAGCTAAATTTGCTTTTTGCATGTTCTACTTATATTATGCAACGGTGATGAATTTCCTTCTTGACAACAAAAAGTTGTGACGGGTGATCTTTGAAATTAATTTATCGCCatttttctttaaaagaaaaaagaaaaaccaATTTGATAACAGAGTTAGTTAGTCTTAACAATATGGCACACTTCAGACAGGTGCAACTCCTAAAAATAATCCCATGCATTGCAAATTCAAGTAAAAACAGTGTTTAAGAGTAACACCTTCGCCTTCCATTACTATTTCTTGATCCCTTTCTCTTCAATGGAGAAAAGCCATCACTTATTCCTCTCATCTTGGATCGATACTTGTATTCTCGCGATTTAATAGCTCCACGCATGATTCTTACGTCTTCGCATATCTCTTGCCTTGAAAGGGAAGCTAATCCAGGCAGAATCTCCTTTCGAAAATCTTTCATTCTCCTCCCTCTTTTCAACTTTGTTCCATAATCCTTTCCATTTGAGCAGTTTACTTCAGATGGGGTTGATGTCACACTATACTCGTCTAAGTTGATCTCTGGTTGCTTCAGCACGATTGACTCGTATGACTCAGATGAACATTGCGGTACATCTTTGGCAGCATTCACAATTTCTCTTCTTCTAATAGAACAAGGAACAGCATCTCGATTCTTGGCCAAACAAGCTGACGAGAGATATAAGAGAGAGACAGCTCCATTTTTTATTGAAAGATCAACTTCTGGTGATTCATTACTCTTTTGATTGGAATCCTGAAATTTCCTTTTGGGTTTGGTTGAAGGGATAGTACTCTGCTGACGTAATTTCTTGACAGGAATAGAGGACTCGTGATCTTGGAATGTGGTATGTGATCTTTCCATAGGAACCCCCCATTGCCCCTTCTTTATGTTGCTAGATATGTCCTTCGGGATCAAATCAGACCTACTTGAGATCGGAAACTTATTGCTCCCTGCATCTTCATCTAATTCTTGAATTCGGTCATGGCATTTCTCAGCATCCACTTCATACATTCTTATCGCCTGATGGCTTCTGTGGGGTAAGTTTAGCTTGAATGCTGTATTTTCAGGTCTACCATATTCGGTGCAGCTGCCGGGTTCTTCCGATTTGGATGGTGGTCCACAAATCGAGGGAAGTTCAACAGAGCAAAATGAACGTCCATGATTAACTTCACTGGTACTTTTGCTTGGAGAAGTTGCCAATGTTGAATCAATCATCTCTTGCTGATCTGAATCTTGTTTGTTTCTATCGAGGCTCAAAACGGTGCACTTTGATGAGTTGGATATCAGGTGATCAATTGAATTAAAAGACAACTCTTCCGGAAGAGCCCTGTTAAGGTCCAATTCGACCACTTCATGAGAAGTAAATAGCTTTCTTCTTGTTGACTTAACATTGCATGAGAGGTCGTTATGGCATTGTTCAACCCCTGCAGAAGTAGAACACAAATTAAATCAAACTTTATAGAATTAGCATCGCATCGCGCTGCAAACAATGTTCTCTCCTCTCTGTTGAGGATCAGCACAAAATCTTGGAGCAAAAGACAAACCTTGAATTGCCGGTTTCTTATCCAGAAAATTTGCTCTGAAATCTGTTAGCGAATTGATTCTTGAACCTCGGTAAAAACCACAATTTTTCCTACTTGTACAGCTACTGCATTCAAGATCGAGCTTATAATCTGGGAAAGTAGAATATTCAGGCGAGGTAATGGTAACTAAATCACCATCAGAATTTTCAGTAGAATTCTTTGGATTCATAAAGTGCTGGGAAGGTGAACAAATAATCTGATCCTTCCGAGATTTCTCGGCAAAACATGTTTTCCAAGTTTCTGTGTTCATACTCAGAGAGAGCTCAAGTTCTTCTATGGGAGATGCTTTAACATCATCAACTTCGCGCTTCATTTGAACAAATGGCCCAGCAGCAACAAGATCGCACTTCTCATGCAGAACGTCTCCACTAAGATTAGTGTTGAAACTGATAGGAAGTTCCAGATTAGGCCTTTGCTCGGGTTTCAAACACGTGATGGCATGGTCTTgcaaaaagttgtcctttatatGTCTTCGCATGCAAACCTGAGGAACACGACCACATTCGAGATAAGTATCGGACAAATAGGAAAACGTTACTTGTATAATTTTCTTTTTCCATGCCAAAATTTTGAGCTACAAAAGGACTAACAAAAGAATTTGGGCCTTCTTCACGGAAATGAAACTGACTGGTGACTTTTTGGTCCATTTCCCGCATGAGTATCTTTTGAATATGATACAGCCGATGGAGCTCAGTAACCTAAATATCATGAACAAATTAAGAATTTCAGCAACTTACATATTTCAAGATTTCTCGAACATGAACAAGATGTGTGACATTTAGATCCAAACAATATAATTAGAGCCAACTAAACTACCTGGTTCCTAAACATTTTATCCTGCCCGACCATAGTTTGGGCTAGAACATTTTGCAATGATTCGTCAAACCCGTGCAGCAAATTCAGTTCAAAATCACCTTCTACAATCAACATCCTCACCTCGGATCCTTCAAGTTTTCGTCAAGGAAATTTAATGAGGATGTTTTATAGTGTAATATAAACTTGTGGCCGCAAGGCTTCTAACACCAACATAAGATACAGTGGCAGCAGCCAGCAAGAGGATGACATCAAATATAACCTATATTATCATCTTATGCAATAATGGTCAATCTCTTGGGAAAGACATTGGAAATTAAACAGTTGAAGTCATTCTATAGAACTGAACCGAATGCATTTTCGTGTCTTCTGCATGTATATTCCGAGAAATGAGGACGAAAAAAAGAAATAGTCAATGGTTTAATTTCTTTAACATTTTTGCAACGGCTGATATTACCATATAACTCAAATATTGAACTTGCAACATTTCTACTTTTATTCATTTCCTTCAATTAGAAACACTTGTGTGCGGTTCCTGAGAGCTGCATTTGGTTGATCTGTTTTGTTGAAGTCGAGAGATTATTTATTGCAAAACGCATACAAAAACGATCAAAACTGGAAAGGTGAAAATGGGTCAAGATTTTGAAAGCTGGAAACTGAGGATCGACAAGGGAGGAACTTGGAGTTTTAGAATACCCTATCTCCTGTTAAGTCACCCTTTCCAAAAGACTTCAGCTTTGGCCCATCAGTCACCATTCACAATATGTGATTCGTTATTAATTCACAAGAAATCAACGGCTGTTATTTTCCTTGTCGTAATTTTTATGCCACAAAACTTTCCAACTTTCGAAACTATGGTTCAAGAAAATCATAGTAGTCCCCAAAAGTACAGGCAAATAGATATCTCAACTGGCCAAACAGTTCCAAGTTGGTACCGAACATTACAAAAAACGAAAAGCAAAATATAATAAAGGTTGACAAAGACCAAGATGGTTTCAACTTATTCTCAATAAATATATGACTAGGTAAGGCTGCAAATATACAAATAAAGTCAACACAGAAAAACGAAAAGTACATGCAATTTGCGGTAAGGCCGCGTTTGGTTGATTGGATTGAAGATACAAAGACAAAATGAACATTTCGACAAATTCTTGATTTTACTTTCTGGGTATGTCAAAGATCAGAGCAATAAGATGACAAGAACAAAATCACTCGAAACTTATCAATAAAATTCCCAGCTTCCGAAATTCTCAAGAACCATCTAATTTTATTCCAACAGAATGTGAGGACATGGAAATATTTCCGTCAATTCCCGGATTTTGTCATGTTATTTCCTCGTGATCTAGTTCACGAAACTCGAAGCAAATCTTcgttaacaaaaaaaaaacacacaataGGTGACATGAACACAAAAAGCGACGAGATTTATAAGCAGTGTTGTACAACATATGTGAgcatatatataaagaaaaagaaagagatTGGACTTACCGAAGAGAAGAGGAGATCGAGAAACGGGGAGGCGCTAGAAACAACACAAGATGGAAACTTTAGCCATCGGGAGTGTAAAACGCACCAAACAAACCGTATTAAGAAATATTCTACAACATAGAAATAAACGCTCAACCCAAACACGCACGCGTCCTTCACGCATGTAGGGGAAGAGAAATtgagtcaatttttttttttttttttttttttaaaacaaatgaatgagAGTGGGATGGATACAGAAAACCGGAGGAAATGGAAGAAAAATCCTTTCTTTCTGGGCTCTGTGTTTCATGTGATTGATGCTACGCAGATTTTAGATCATTTTGTGCTCCTGGGATTCTCTCTGGCTGTGTGTTTTTTGggccaaaaagaaaaaaagacaaaataatttaataaataaatgattgttgaaaaatatattattattatgttgaatattgaatattgaatattgagttgtaaaatgtggaaaattagtgtgtgatgatgtagatgatgatgttttaatttttggactaatctcaaatgtggatcaataaataggtcttcatttgtgatgaaaaatacaattgaagttgagagaaaaatattataaagtgtagagtttgatatattttgagttttggaatatttactttttaccgtaaatttttactttttcacaacacgttatcagcacgatcgctcgaaggttctctatattttccgccgctccaaaatacaagaagaagtcaaaaatattcaacaagtaagaatttttattttactgtttatatatttttattgtgtatatatattaatatataatatcatgttataaaaaaaaatagttttttttcaaaacttgttataaatcctgggaggatgttaagacgacatcccacactcccggtaagggatacgacaagtataaaagcctctaaggtttttaaataataacgtgatatatatttattatgtatatatattaactgtattaatatataatttcatgttattatataaaaggttgtctatgacactgaccttataataacgtgatatgatatatattattgtgtatttatatactaaccatattcgtataatctcatgttattatataaaagattgTCTACGACatcgatcttataataatgtgatatgatatacataattatttaattatgattatcattatgtgcatcacatgattatcacgattttttattcaacacatacacGATTTTTTtccttacccccaacggtcacaaacggtaataaacggctagtttttgccctataaatatgttcactcaaactcattttcaatcacaccaaaattcattcttcatctcaaaacattttctcctcggtttttttcgaaaaagaagaagatggagttttTGGCTTTTCTAAGGATAtctttcataacgattatgatcatcatgctcacgagttttgtactcaccagcgattttccaccacatgcTTTTTTTCTATTTGTACACTTACTTGTACTcatcgtttatccattattttgtattgtcatattaatggaaattaactaataaaatgcattgttatttttctagtcaccatgtcaaatttggcaaagattgaattcgttgcgctcgatatcactggaaagaattatatgccatggactctcgatgtagaaatgcatcttgagtcattgggtctaagtgatacaatcaaagaaattaatatatcaacctcacaagataaagcaaaggcaatgattttcttacgccgacatcttgatgaagggttgaaatgtgagtatctcacagaaaaagacccaatgattttatgaaaagggttgaaagaaagatttgagcatataagggaagtgatacttccgaccgcccgtgatgaatggaattcgTTGAgaatccaagactttaaaaaagtcagtgaatATAATTCTgcaatgtatcgaatagtctcgcaattaaaattctgtggacttcaagtcacagagatggaaatgcttgagaaaacgttttccacttttcacgcatcaaatataactctacagcaacagtatagagtgcgtggttttacgagatattctgagctcattgcatgtcttcttgtggcggaaaagaacaacgaattattaataagaaatcatcaatcccgacccactggatcaacggcatttcctgaagcaaatttcgtaatgaaaaatgaaaatcaaaatcaaaggcatagaccagattttggtcgtggacgaggtcgaggacgtgggcgtggacgtggacgtggacgtaaaaattatcgcggtcgtggtcgtggatatgaaaataatcgagatagttatttcaataactcatctcaaaagaacgtcacgaaccacccaccaaaaaggcagcatgaaaatacaagtgaaaatgaaaatcactcaaaaagatttgagagtgtttgttatagatgtggcactccaggacattggtcacatatttgtcgaacccctgagcacctatgtaagctctataaagaatcgacaaaggggaaaggaaaagagaccaattttgttgaagatagtgaccatttaattggttcaactagtttcaatgctgcatattttttgaatgatttcgaagacattgattaaaagattggtgggactatattgtaacaaatttgtatttttcatgcattcttgtattataaagcatgttatattttgcatttgtattgtacttaatttttctttattgcatttttttgtgaagtttgatatggaaaatgctatgagaaaacatggaaataatatcatggaaatttgcataccagatagtggtacaacacacactattctgcgagatgaaagatatttcttggaaataaaaccaacaaaaacaatggtgaataccatatcaggtcctgtagacttgattgaaggttgtggaaaagcacattttttgttacctaatggtacaaaatttttgataaatgatgctttatattcaccacaatcgaaaagaaatttgttgagttttaatgacatatactctcatgggtatgatactgagacgataactgatggaaatcagaaatatatgtgtcttaccacatataaatcaggaaagaaatatgtggttgaaaaattatcaatgctccctactggattgcattatacaca comes from the Henckelia pumila isolate YLH828 chromosome 1, ASM3356847v2, whole genome shotgun sequence genome and includes:
- the LOC140874942 gene encoding uncharacterized protein isoform X2, which translates into the protein MREMDQKVTSQFHFREEGPNSFVCMRRHIKDNFLQDHAITCLKPEQRPNLELPISFNTNLSGDVLHEKCDLVAAGPFVQMKREVDDVKASPIEELELSLSMNTETWKTCFAEKSRKDQIICSPSQHFMNPKNSTENSDGDLVTITSPEYSTFPDYKLDLECSSCTSRKNCGFYRGSRINSLTDFRANFLDKKPAIQGVEQCHNDLSCNVKSTRRKLFTSHEVVELDLNRALPEELSFNSIDHLISNSSKCTVLSLDRNKQDSDQQEMIDSTLATSPSKSTSEVNHGRSFCSVELPSICGPPSKSEEPGSCTEYGRPENTAFKLNLPHRSHQAIRMYEVDAEKCHDRIQELDEDAGSNKFPISSRSDLIPKDISSNIKKGQWGVPMERSHTTFQDHESSIPVKKLRQQSTIPSTKPKRKFQDSNQKSNESPEVDLSIKNGAVSLLYLSSACLAKNRDAVPCSIRRREIVNAAKDVPQCSSESYESIVLKQPEINLDEYSVTSTPSEVNCSNGKDYGTKLKRGRRMKDFRKEILPGLASLSRQEICEDVRIMRGAIKSREYKYRSKMRGISDGFSPLKRKGSRNSNGRRRCYS
- the LOC140874942 gene encoding uncharacterized protein isoform X1, yielding MLIVEGDFELNLLHGFDESLQNVLAQTMVGQDKMFRNQVTELHRLYHIQKILMREMDQKVTSQFHFREEGPNSFVCMRRHIKDNFLQDHAITCLKPEQRPNLELPISFNTNLSGDVLHEKCDLVAAGPFVQMKREVDDVKASPIEELELSLSMNTETWKTCFAEKSRKDQIICSPSQHFMNPKNSTENSDGDLVTITSPEYSTFPDYKLDLECSSCTSRKNCGFYRGSRINSLTDFRANFLDKKPAIQGVEQCHNDLSCNVKSTRRKLFTSHEVVELDLNRALPEELSFNSIDHLISNSSKCTVLSLDRNKQDSDQQEMIDSTLATSPSKSTSEVNHGRSFCSVELPSICGPPSKSEEPGSCTEYGRPENTAFKLNLPHRSHQAIRMYEVDAEKCHDRIQELDEDAGSNKFPISSRSDLIPKDISSNIKKGQWGVPMERSHTTFQDHESSIPVKKLRQQSTIPSTKPKRKFQDSNQKSNESPEVDLSIKNGAVSLLYLSSACLAKNRDAVPCSIRRREIVNAAKDVPQCSSESYESIVLKQPEINLDEYSVTSTPSEVNCSNGKDYGTKLKRGRRMKDFRKEILPGLASLSRQEICEDVRIMRGAIKSREYKYRSKMRGISDGFSPLKRKGSRNSNGRRRCYS